The DNA region TGCTGCGCTATTTCAACCCCGTGGGTGCGCACCCGTCGGGCACGATCGGCGAGGACCCGCAGGGTATCCCCAACAACCTGATGCCGTTCATCGCCCAGGTCGCGGTCGGCAAGCGCGAGAGGCTGAGCGTCTTCGGCGACGACTACGACACCCCCGACGGCACCGGTCAACGTGACTACATCCACGTCGAGGATCTCGCTGCCGGCCACGTCGCCGCGTTGGAGGCACTAAGGCGTACGTCCGAGCCGGTCAACATCTGGAACCTCGGCTCCGGGCGCCCGACCAGTGTGCTCGAGTTGCTGCACGCGTTCGAGAAGGCCGTGGGCCATCAGCTGCCGTACGAGGTGGTGGAGCGCCGCGCGGGTGATGTGGCGACCTCGTACGCCGACCCGTCGAAGGCGAACGCGGAGCTTGACTGGTCGACCACCAAAACCATCGAGGAGATGTGCGCCGACACTTGGCGCTGGCAGTCGCAGAACCCCAACGGCTACCCGTCCTGACCCATCCCTCCTCCTGATCCAGCGCCGCGGCGGCCGTCCGCAGGTCAGCGACCAGCGCTGCGTACGCCTCTTCACGCTCAGCACCGTCGGTCGTCCGCAGGACGGCAGAAGGGTGCGCGGTCGCCAACAGCGTGCGCGGTTGGCCGTCGATCTCAGCCTCGACCAGCCGCCCGCGATCCCTGGTGAGCCGAAAGCCATTGCCGAGCAGCGACTTTGCGTAGCGTCTTGAGGTCGGCGTCCTGCGGCACCCACTCTTGCGCACTCATCGGTCGATCCGTACCCACTTCGGATAGGGCTCACGCGGCTCGGCAGTCAGTCGTAGATGCCTTCGGCGACGATCGAAGCTGCCGAGCGCACGGTACGCAGGGCGCGCAGGCCGCCGGCTCGGCTGAACCCAGCGAGTCCGCAGGCTGGCGTGATCACCGTGTGCGCAGAGATCTCGGGGGCCAGGCCCAGGCGGCGAATCGGCCCGAGAGTGGCGGCGGCGACCTGGTCCGGGTTGGGCTGAACCGCCGCCGGATCGGCCGTGGGCAGCGCCCCGGCGAACAGCCAGAGGCCCTGTTCCATCGCAGCACCGAGCGCATCCCAGTCGCGGGTGCCGAGCAGACCGAGATCGACGGCAACTCCCGCCGCTCCTGCCTTGGCGAGCAGTCCGATCGGTAGCTCGGGTGCACACGAGTGCACGATCACCGGGGTCTTGCCGAGACGCTCGACCAACCTCGTGTACGCGGTGCTGACCTCGGGGACATCGATCGCCCGATGCCTGCTCAGCCCGCTGGCGGTGGCAATCCCACCGGCCAGCACAGCTGGAAGCAACGGCTCGTCGAGCTGGACGATCAGCGCGACCGCCGGCAGCCGCCGGGCCAGCTCGCCTGCCAGATCGGCCAGGCCCTGCTCGAGCGACTGTGCGATATCGCGCCGTGCGCCGGAGTCCGCCAACACCTTGTCGCCCCGCGGATGCTCCAAGCTCGCCGCCAGTGTCCACGGTCCGGCGACCGCGATCTTGAGCGGCCCCTCGTATCCCTGGGCGATCTCCTCCAGCTGATCCAGATCGGACCGCAGGGTAGCGATCGCGCGACGATGATCACGCGCGGAGGTGTCGGTAAGTCGCCATCCGACCGAGGTGAGCTCCACACCGAGCCCGGTCAACACGGCCGTGCCCCGCCCGATCAGCGCGGCATGCGGCCCGCGGGCCGGAAGCTCCGGCAGATACGGAAGATCCGGACATTCGGCGAACGTGATCTTGAGTGCGTCCGCCAGGTCCGTGCCGGGCCAGGAGCCGATGCCGCTCGAGACCACCCCTTCGATGGCGATCATCGGCTGGTCGCGACTGTGCTGATCATGACGCCGTCCCGGCGATGGTCGCGCTGCCGATCACCCGAGACCCGCGATACGCCACCAGCGCCTGGCCCGCGGCGACACCGGCGACCGGCTCATCCAGCCGAGCGACAACCCGCTCGTCCTCGTAGCTGATCACGGCTGGGACCGCCTCACCATGGGCGCGTACCTGCACCTGACCCCGCCACGATGCGCTGATCGGCCGGTCCGTCCAGGTCGGCCGGATGCCCGCGATCTCTCGTACCAGCAGAGAATCCCTGGGCCCGACGGTGATCGTGTTGGTGACCGGCGAGATATCGAGGACATAGCGCGGCTTGCCGTCGGCTGCCGGTCGGCCGATCTTGAGACCCTTCCGCTGCCCGACCGTGTAGTGGTGGGTCCCGTCGTGCCGGCCGATGGTCACGCCGGTCTCGTCGGCGATGACGCCTGGCCGGGTGCCGAGCCTGCGATCCAGGAACCCGGCAGTGTCGCCGTCGGCGATGAAGCAGATGTCGTGGCTGTCCGGCTTGTCGGCGACTGCGAGCCCGCGCCGGTCAGCCTCGGCTCGGACCGCCGACTTCAGCGAATCGCCCAGCGGAAACAGCGAGTGCTGCAGCTGATCCTGGGTGAGCACGCCGAGCACGTACGACTGGTCCTTCCCGGTGTCCACCGCGCGGTGCATCTCGATCCCCTCAGGCCCCTCGACGAGACGGGCGTAGTGACCGGTGCAGACCTTGTCGAAGCCGAGCGCCATGCCCCGTTGCAGCACGGCGGCGAACTTGATCTTCTCGTTGCAGCGCAGGCAGGGGTTCGGCGTACGCCCGGCGGCGTACTCGGCTACGAAGTCATCGACCACATCAGCCGCGAACTCGTCACTCAGGTCCCAGACATAGAACGGGATGCCCAGCACGTCAGCTGCCCGCCGCGCATCGTGCGCGTCCTCCTTGGAGCAGCAGCCTCGAGCGCCGGTCCGATACGACTGCGGGTTCTTACTCAGCGCCAGGTGGACTCCGGTGACCTCGTGTCCCGCATCGACCGCCCGCGCCGCGGCCACGGCGGAGTCGACCCCGCCGGACATCGCCGCCAACACCCGCATGGACTCCACCTCCCTTCTGCTCTGGCCTAGGCCCGTCCTGCCAGCCGCCCAGTCTTCCACGGCCACCCAGGTCGACACCCTCACTCATGGATGATGAAATCCCCGACGTCGGGGATTTCATCATCCATAAGTGGCCCGCGACGGTGTTCGATTCCCCAGAACCGCCGCGGTTCGGCGTGCCAGACACGCGCTCTTCGGGATGCATCGACGACGATGGAGTGCGTGACTGAGCTGGGGAGCGATATCGACGTTGCCCTGGCGGCGGCTGCGGCAGGTGCTGCTGCGGTGCGGGCCGCCTATGGCGTGGGTGCCGACCAGGAGACTCAGGAGAGAGTGGTCCAGTTGGTCGCGCCCCACTTCGATGCGCTTTCGGCCACGACCAGTGACTGATCGGATCCTCACCGCACGGTATGCCGGCAACTGGCTCAATCCCTCGTCGAGAAGTAGTTTCTGGTTACAAATCCGGTCTGACTAGGACCGTTACCTACTTCTCGCGAGGGTTGGCGACCCGCCACAAGATACGACCGAGGTCAGCGGGTGGCGGCGGAGAAGGCGCGAGCGCGGGCGAGAACTTCGGGGAGGGCACGGGCCACGGCACCAATGTCGGCCACCGTCGAGGTGTGACCGAGAGAGAAGCGCAGGGCCGAACGGGCTTGGGCTTCGGTACGCCCGATTGCCAGCAGGACATAGGACGCTTGCGACACTCCGGCACTACAGGCTGAGCCGGCCGAGCAGTCGATGCCGGCCGCATCCAGCAGCAGGAGCAAGGCGTCGGAGGTGCAGCCCGGCAGTTCGACGTTCAGCAGCCCGGGCAGCCGCTTCTCCGACTCAGCCGGCCCGTGCACAACGGCATCCGGCGCGGCCGCCAGCACAGCGTCGATCAAGCCGGCCCGCAGACTCTCCAATCGCGCCCGCTCAGCGTCACGATGCGCCACAGCCACCTGCAGAGCGGCCGCAAACCCGGCGACACCGGCGGCGTCCAGCGTCCCGGAACGGACATCGCGCTCCTGACCGCCACCGTGCAACTGCGGCGCCAGTCCGACCTCACGACGAGCAAGCAAAGCACCCACTCCGACCGGGCCGCCCAGCTTGTGCCCGGTGACCGTCATCAGGTCCAGACCGCTCTCGGCGAAATCGACCGGAAGATGGCCCACCGCCTGCACGGCATCGCTGTGCGCCAGCGCCCCCACCCGGTGAGCCAGTTCAGCGACCCTCGCCACCGGCTGGGCCGCGCCGATCTCATTGTTGGCCCACATCACCGAGGCGATCGCCGTTCGAGAGTCGATCGCTGCGGCCAGTTCGGACAGATCCACCACGCCCGATGGCGTGACTCCGACCTCAACCAGTTCCGCGCCCTCAGTCGAAGCCGAGGCCAGCCAGCGGGCCGAATCCAGCACCGCATGATGCTCGATCGCGCTCACCACAACCCGGTTCCTGCCCTGCAGCCGTCCCAGCGCGTACGCGCCCTTGACTGCGAGGTTGTCTGCCTCGGTGCCGCCGGAGGTGAAGATCACCTCGCTCGGTCGGGCGCCGAGCAACTCGGCGATCAGCTCGCGGGACTCCTCGACGACCCGGCGGGTGGCTCGCCCGGAGGCGTGCAGCGATGACGGGTTCCCCACCAGTGCCAGCTGGGCGGCAACAGCCTCGATTGCCGCTGGCAACACGGGCGTGGTGGCGGCGTGATCGAGATAGGTACGTGTGGTCACTGTGTCTGCTGTCCTTTGCGTGCTCGGAACTGTTCGGTCACCGCGGGCAGGACGACCTGCAGATCACCCACCACACCGAGATCGGCCAGCGTGAAGATCGGCGTCTCGGGATCCTTGTTGACCACCACGATGGACTTGGAGGTCTGCATTCCGGCGCGATGCTGAATGGCACCGGAGATGCCGGGCGCGACATTCAGCTGCGGGGACACGCCACGACCTCGACGTCGTCTCCGCTGCCGGCGAGTTGGAGAGACTGCTCGACGGCCCTTCATGCCCGCACTCCTTCGCGACGGACCTGGGCCGTCGAGAACATATTACTCACGAGTAACTTACTGCGCTCCCGTCCAGACCGTTGGGGGCAGTGCACAATGTAGGCGCCAGACCCAGGAGGGCAGCGTCGCCCTGCGACCCGACGGCACGACCCTGCCGTGCGGATCTCACCGTCCAGAACCCAGAACTCACCGCCAGAACTCAGAGGTGCAGCGAGCGATATGAGCCCCACCCCGGCAATCCTGCCACCCCCCGCGGACTCGTCCCGGCTGGGTGCCCGCTTGCTCGGAGACGGCGCGCGCTTCGGCCTTTGG from Microlunatus phosphovorus NM-1 includes:
- the mnmA gene encoding tRNA 2-thiouridine(34) synthase MnmA → MRVLAAMSGGVDSAVAAARAVDAGHEVTGVHLALSKNPQSYRTGARGCCSKEDAHDARRAADVLGIPFYVWDLSDEFAADVVDDFVAEYAAGRTPNPCLRCNEKIKFAAVLQRGMALGFDKVCTGHYARLVEGPEGIEMHRAVDTGKDQSYVLGVLTQDQLQHSLFPLGDSLKSAVRAEADRRGLAVADKPDSHDICFIADGDTAGFLDRRLGTRPGVIADETGVTIGRHDGTHHYTVGQRKGLKIGRPAADGKPRYVLDISPVTNTITVGPRDSLLVREIAGIRPTWTDRPISASWRGQVQVRAHGEAVPAVISYEDERVVARLDEPVAGVAAGQALVAYRGSRVIGSATIAGTAS
- a CDS encoding FAD-binding protein, whose product is MSPQLNVAPGISGAIQHRAGMQTSKSIVVVNKDPETPIFTLADLGVVGDLQVVLPAVTEQFRARKGQQTQ
- a CDS encoding uroporphyrinogen decarboxylase/cobalamine-independent methonine synthase family protein — its product is MIAIEGVVSSGIGSWPGTDLADALKITFAECPDLPYLPELPARGPHAALIGRGTAVLTGLGVELTSVGWRLTDTSARDHRRAIATLRSDLDQLEEIAQGYEGPLKIAVAGPWTLAASLEHPRGDKVLADSGARRDIAQSLEQGLADLAGELARRLPAVALIVQLDEPLLPAVLAGGIATASGLSRHRAIDVPEVSTAYTRLVERLGKTPVIVHSCAPELPIGLLAKAGAAGVAVDLGLLGTRDWDALGAAMEQGLWLFAGALPTADPAAVQPNPDQVAAATLGPIRRLGLAPEISAHTVITPACGLAGFSRAGGLRALRTVRSAASIVAEGIYD
- a CDS encoding cysteine desulfurase family protein, with translation MTTRTYLDHAATTPVLPAAIEAVAAQLALVGNPSSLHASGRATRRVVEESRELIAELLGARPSEVIFTSGGTEADNLAVKGAYALGRLQGRNRVVVSAIEHHAVLDSARWLASASTEGAELVEVGVTPSGVVDLSELAAAIDSRTAIASVMWANNEIGAAQPVARVAELAHRVGALAHSDAVQAVGHLPVDFAESGLDLMTVTGHKLGGPVGVGALLARREVGLAPQLHGGGQERDVRSGTLDAAGVAGFAAALQVAVAHRDAERARLESLRAGLIDAVLAAAPDAVVHGPAESEKRLPGLLNVELPGCTSDALLLLLDAAGIDCSAGSACSAGVSQASYVLLAIGRTEAQARSALRFSLGHTSTVADIGAVARALPEVLARARAFSAATR